A single window of Modestobacter italicus DNA harbors:
- the mshC gene encoding cysteine--1-D-myo-inosityl 2-amino-2-deoxy-alpha-D-glucopyranoside ligase, with protein MLSWPAPLLPTLPGAGPALRLFDTARGEVVETTPGRTARMYVCGITPYDATHLGHAATYLAFDLVNRVWRDARHAVHYVQNVTDVDDPLFERADRDGEDWIVLGMRETALFREDMTALRVLPPEDYVGAVEAIPRIVAHVESLWDAGLAYPLDDGTGDVYHDVAQAPGFGAESGYDEATMLRLSAERGGDPDRPGKRNRLDPLLWRGARDGEPSWPGPRGVAGRPGWHIECATIALDTIGTGFDVQGGGSDLVFPHHEYSAVHAEALTATKPFAQAYVHAAMIGLDGEKMSKSRGNLVFVSRLRGEGVDPMGIRLALLSGHYRTDRAWTPDLLDTALQRLDTWRRAVSLPLGAPAGPVLAAVRERLADDLDTPGAIAVVDAWAAASLAEARSGSGTPAAEATDDWDEQSPAVVRDLVDSLLGIALAP; from the coding sequence GTGCTCTCCTGGCCCGCCCCGCTGCTCCCGACCCTGCCCGGTGCCGGCCCGGCTCTCCGGTTGTTCGACACCGCGCGCGGTGAGGTGGTCGAGACCACCCCGGGCCGCACGGCCCGGATGTACGTCTGCGGCATCACCCCCTACGACGCCACCCACCTCGGCCACGCCGCCACCTACCTGGCCTTCGACCTGGTCAACCGGGTGTGGCGGGACGCCCGGCACGCCGTGCACTACGTGCAGAACGTCACCGACGTCGACGACCCGCTGTTCGAGCGCGCCGACCGCGACGGCGAGGACTGGATCGTGCTCGGCATGCGCGAGACCGCGCTGTTCCGGGAGGACATGACGGCGCTGCGGGTGCTGCCGCCGGAGGACTACGTCGGCGCGGTGGAGGCGATCCCGCGGATCGTCGCGCACGTCGAGTCGCTCTGGGACGCCGGGCTGGCCTACCCGCTCGACGACGGCACCGGCGACGTCTACCACGACGTCGCCCAGGCACCCGGGTTCGGCGCCGAGTCCGGCTACGACGAGGCGACCATGCTGCGGCTGTCCGCCGAGCGCGGCGGCGACCCCGACCGGCCGGGCAAGCGCAACCGGCTCGACCCGCTGCTGTGGCGCGGCGCCCGCGACGGCGAGCCCAGCTGGCCCGGCCCCCGCGGGGTCGCCGGCCGGCCGGGCTGGCACATCGAGTGCGCCACCATCGCGCTGGACACGATCGGCACCGGCTTCGACGTCCAGGGCGGGGGCAGCGACCTGGTGTTCCCGCACCACGAGTACTCCGCCGTCCACGCCGAGGCGCTCACCGCCACCAAGCCCTTCGCCCAGGCCTACGTGCACGCCGCGATGATCGGGCTGGACGGGGAGAAGATGAGCAAGAGCCGGGGCAACCTGGTCTTCGTCTCCCGGCTCCGCGGCGAGGGCGTCGACCCGATGGGGATCCGGCTGGCGCTGCTGTCCGGGCACTACCGCACCGACCGGGCCTGGACGCCGGACCTGCTCGACACCGCGCTGCAGCGGCTGGACACCTGGCGCCGCGCGGTGTCCCTGCCCCTCGGCGCGCCCGCCGGCCCGGTGCTGGCCGCGGTGCGCGAGCGGCTGGCCGACGACCTTGACACCCCGGGCGCGATCGCCGTCGTCGACGCCTGGGCCGCGGCGAGCCTGGCCGAGGCCCGGTCGGGCAGCGGCACGCCCGCCGCCGAGGCGACCGACGACTGGGACGAGCAGTCCCCGGCGGTGGTCCGCGACCTCGTGGACTCGCTGCTGGGCATCGCGCTGGCGCCGTGA
- a CDS encoding HD domain-containing protein, with amino-acid sequence MSGAFRLADRAARERAEEQLALAAARSARTRGRARPEPEDQLRTAYERDRDRILHAKAFRRLKHKTQVFLHPDGDHFVTRLTHTLQVTQVARSLATALSLNETLAEAIALAHDVGHSPFGHIGEEALDPYVAGGWHHAAQGVRIVEVLEDLNLTWEVRDGVRAHSWKITPPPSTREGECVRYADRIGYLSHDALDAVRAGVLRVGDLPARTRTVFGDPGSAMVGSMIDAVVAGTLSPANTGGAVVMAPDALEAMAELRAFMFARVYESDTAAGQKNVAIDVIRRLVDHHLAHPELIPASYRDTEADAVTQVVDYVTGMTDRFALATHDRLFDDTASLRMRPLLVTP; translated from the coding sequence GTGAGCGGCGCCTTCCGGCTGGCCGACCGCGCGGCCCGGGAGCGCGCGGAGGAGCAGCTCGCGCTGGCCGCCGCCCGCTCGGCGCGGACCCGCGGTCGCGCCCGGCCGGAGCCGGAGGACCAGTTGCGCACGGCCTACGAGCGGGACCGCGACCGGATCCTGCACGCGAAGGCGTTCCGCCGGCTCAAGCACAAGACGCAGGTCTTCCTGCACCCCGACGGCGACCACTTCGTCACCCGGCTCACGCACACCCTGCAGGTCACCCAGGTGGCCCGGTCGCTGGCCACCGCGCTGTCGCTGAACGAGACGCTGGCCGAGGCGATCGCGCTGGCCCACGACGTCGGCCACTCGCCGTTCGGCCACATCGGCGAGGAGGCGCTGGACCCCTACGTCGCGGGCGGCTGGCACCACGCCGCCCAGGGAGTGCGCATCGTCGAGGTCCTGGAGGACCTCAACCTCACCTGGGAGGTCCGCGACGGGGTGCGGGCGCACAGCTGGAAGATCACCCCGCCGCCGTCCACCCGGGAGGGGGAGTGCGTGCGGTACGCCGACCGGATCGGCTACCTCTCCCACGACGCGCTGGACGCCGTCCGGGCCGGGGTGCTGCGGGTCGGGGACCTGCCCGCCCGCACCCGCACCGTCTTCGGCGACCCGGGCAGCGCGATGGTCGGGTCGATGATCGACGCGGTGGTCGCGGGCACCCTGTCGCCGGCCAACACCGGCGGCGCGGTGGTCATGGCCCCGGACGCACTGGAGGCGATGGCCGAGCTGCGGGCGTTCATGTTCGCCCGGGTCTACGAGTCCGACACCGCGGCCGGGCAGAAGAACGTGGCCATCGACGTCATCCGCCGGCTGGTCGACCACCACCTCGCGCACCCCGAGCTCATCCCCGCCAGCTATCGGGACACCGAGGCCGACGCGGTCACCCAGGTCGTGGACTACGTGACCGGGATGACCGACCGGTTCGCGCTGGCCACGCACGACCGGCTGTTCGACGACACCGCCTCGCTCCGGATGCGCCCGCTGCTGGTCACGCCGTAG
- a CDS encoding PAC2 family protein, whose protein sequence is MIDPKSVADDLPELDDPVVVVAFEGWNDAGDAATDAVEHLELIWDADLLAALDPEDYYDFQVNRPTVSLVDGVTRRIEWPTTRISVTKPPGSDRHVVLIRGIEPNMRWRSFCDELIELCQDLGVTTVVALGALLADTPHTRPTPVSGSAYDAESAAQWGVETSRYEGPTGILGVFADACVQAGLPAVSFWAAVPHYVSQPPSPRATVALLTRVEEVLEVTVPLGTLPQQADEWVKTVDEMAGEDDEVVEYVRSLEERATQSDLSQANGDQIAKEFERYLRRRGSSPS, encoded by the coding sequence GTGATCGATCCCAAGTCCGTCGCAGACGACCTGCCCGAGCTGGACGACCCGGTGGTCGTGGTCGCATTCGAGGGGTGGAACGACGCCGGGGACGCCGCCACCGACGCGGTCGAGCACCTGGAGCTCATCTGGGACGCCGACCTGCTCGCGGCGCTGGACCCCGAGGACTACTACGACTTCCAGGTCAACCGCCCCACCGTCTCCCTGGTCGACGGCGTCACCCGGCGCATCGAGTGGCCGACCACCCGGATCTCGGTGACCAAGCCCCCCGGCAGCGACCGGCACGTCGTGCTGATCCGCGGCATCGAGCCGAACATGCGCTGGCGCAGCTTCTGCGACGAGCTCATCGAGCTGTGCCAGGACCTCGGCGTGACCACCGTCGTCGCCCTCGGCGCGCTGCTGGCCGACACGCCGCACACCCGGCCCACCCCGGTGAGCGGGTCGGCCTACGACGCCGAGTCCGCCGCCCAGTGGGGGGTGGAGACCTCGCGCTACGAGGGGCCGACCGGCATCCTCGGCGTCTTCGCCGACGCCTGCGTGCAGGCCGGCCTGCCCGCGGTGAGCTTCTGGGCCGCCGTCCCGCACTACGTCTCCCAGCCGCCGTCGCCGCGGGCCACCGTGGCGCTGCTGACCCGGGTCGAGGAGGTGCTGGAGGTGACCGTGCCGCTGGGCACGCTGCCCCAGCAGGCCGACGAGTGGGTCAAGACCGTCGACGAGATGGCCGGCGAGGACGACGAGGTCGTCGAGTACGTGCGCTCCCTGGAGGAGCGGGCCACCCAGAGCGACCTCTCCCAGGCCAACGGCGACCAGATCGCCAAGGAGTTCGAGCGGTACCTCCGCCGGCGGGGCTCCTCCCCCAGCTGA
- the metH gene encoding methionine synthase, giving the protein MPEFSPPVPAELRPDATAALTAQLAQRILVLDGAMGTAIQRDRPDEAGYRGERFADWPTDVQGNNDLLSITAPGIITAIHREYLEAGADLIETNTFNATRISLSDYGMSDLAYELNVASARLARAECDAMTARTPDKPRYVVGAIGPTSRTASISPDVNDPGARNVSYDELVAAYLEQAGGLVDGGSDVLLIETIFDTLNAKAAVFALETLFEQRGRRWPVMISGTITDASGRTLSGQVTEAFWHSVRHAQPLLVGLNCALGAKEMRPYIAEISRVADTFVSCYPNAGLPNAFGEYDEAPEETAAILEEFAGAGFVNLVGGCCGTTPAHIAAIARAVEGRAPRTPVEVRPALRLSGLEPVTIDEDSLFVNVGERTNITGSARFRNLIKAGDYPAALAVARQQVEAGAQVIDVNMDEGMIDGVAAMDRFTKLIASEPDISRVPTMIDSSKWEVIEAGLKNVQGKAIVNSISLKNGEEEFLAHARLCRKYGAAVVVMAFDEDGQGDTLQRRTQICRRAYDLLVDQVGFPAEEIIFDPNIFAVATGIEEHANYGLDFIEATRWIKQNLPGALVSGGVSNVSFSFRGNNPVREAIHSVFLYHAIAAGLDMAIVNAGQLEVYSEVPELLRDRIEDVVLNRRPDSTERLLEIAADFAGDGSVKEAATEEWRSLPVDERITHALVKGIDAFVEDDTEELRQQISDRGGRPIEVIEGPLMDGMNVVGDLFGAGKMFLPQVVKSARVMKKAVAHLIPFIEAEKQPGDAERSNGKVVMATAKGDVHDIGKNIVGVVLQCNNYDVVDLGVMVPAQRILDTAKAEGADIIGLSGLITPSLDEMVNLATEMERQGFEVPLLVGGATTSRAHTAVKIAHKYHGPVVWVKDASRSVPVVAALLSDEQRPKLLADTEAEYETLRERHAARNDTRSLLPLATARAQAPEIDWSSYAPPRPRMLLQQAHDVCSGPDCDHRHGTATQFVRTFTDYPLDELRGYIDWQPFFSAWEMRGRFPDILHNPASGEAARRLFEDAQAMLDRVVEERWLRASGVFGLFPANQVDGEDIEVYTDDSRTEVRATLHQLRQQTAGRDGSPRKSLADFVAPSSTGLRDHVGAFAVTAGLGSAERVAQFKADHDDYNAILLESLADRLAEAFAERLHERVRREFWGYAPDEHLDADGLIAEKYTGIRPAPGYPACPEHTEKQTIWELLDVEAATGIQLTESMAMWPGAAVSGLYFSHPRSRYFVLGRLGRDQVEDYARRKGWTVDEAERWLSPNLGYRTENE; this is encoded by the coding sequence GTGCCCGAGTTCTCCCCGCCCGTCCCCGCCGAGCTCCGACCGGACGCCACCGCCGCGCTCACCGCGCAGCTGGCGCAGCGCATCCTGGTGCTGGACGGGGCGATGGGCACCGCGATCCAGCGCGACCGGCCCGACGAGGCCGGCTACCGCGGCGAGCGCTTCGCGGACTGGCCCACCGACGTCCAGGGCAACAACGACCTGCTCAGCATCACCGCGCCCGGGATCATCACCGCCATCCACCGCGAGTACCTCGAGGCCGGCGCGGACCTGATCGAGACCAACACCTTCAACGCCACCCGCATCTCGCTGAGCGACTACGGGATGTCCGACCTCGCCTACGAGCTGAACGTGGCCTCGGCCCGGCTGGCCCGCGCCGAGTGCGACGCGATGACCGCCCGCACCCCGGACAAGCCGCGCTACGTGGTCGGTGCGATCGGCCCGACCAGCCGGACGGCGTCCATCTCGCCCGACGTCAACGACCCCGGCGCCCGCAACGTCAGCTACGACGAGCTGGTCGCGGCCTACCTCGAGCAGGCCGGTGGGCTGGTCGACGGCGGCTCCGACGTGCTGCTGATCGAGACCATCTTCGACACGCTCAACGCCAAGGCCGCCGTCTTCGCGCTGGAGACGCTGTTCGAGCAGCGCGGCCGCCGCTGGCCGGTGATGATCTCCGGCACCATCACCGACGCGTCCGGCCGCACGCTGTCCGGCCAGGTCACCGAGGCCTTCTGGCACTCGGTGCGGCACGCGCAGCCGCTGCTGGTGGGGCTCAACTGCGCGCTGGGTGCCAAGGAGATGCGGCCCTACATCGCGGAGATCTCCCGGGTCGCCGACACGTTCGTGTCCTGCTACCCGAACGCCGGGCTGCCCAACGCCTTCGGCGAGTACGACGAGGCGCCCGAGGAGACCGCGGCCATCCTGGAGGAGTTCGCCGGCGCCGGGTTCGTCAACCTGGTCGGCGGCTGCTGCGGCACGACCCCGGCGCACATCGCCGCGATCGCCCGGGCCGTCGAGGGCAGGGCGCCGCGCACCCCGGTGGAGGTCCGCCCGGCGCTCCGGCTGTCCGGGCTGGAGCCGGTCACCATCGACGAGGACTCCTTGTTCGTCAACGTCGGTGAGCGCACCAACATCACCGGCTCGGCCCGCTTCCGGAACCTGATCAAGGCCGGCGACTACCCGGCCGCGCTCGCCGTCGCCCGCCAGCAGGTGGAGGCCGGCGCCCAGGTCATCGACGTCAACATGGACGAGGGGATGATCGACGGCGTCGCGGCGATGGACCGCTTCACCAAGCTGATCGCCTCCGAGCCCGACATCAGCCGGGTGCCCACGATGATCGACTCCTCCAAGTGGGAGGTCATCGAGGCCGGCCTCAAGAACGTCCAGGGCAAGGCCATCGTCAACTCGATCTCGCTGAAGAACGGCGAGGAGGAGTTCCTCGCCCACGCCCGGCTGTGCCGCAAGTACGGCGCCGCGGTCGTCGTGATGGCCTTCGACGAGGACGGGCAGGGCGACACCCTCCAGCGCCGCACCCAGATCTGCCGGCGCGCCTACGACCTCCTCGTCGACCAGGTGGGCTTCCCGGCCGAGGAGATCATCTTCGACCCGAACATCTTCGCCGTCGCCACCGGCATCGAGGAGCACGCCAACTACGGCCTGGACTTCATCGAGGCCACCCGGTGGATCAAGCAGAACCTGCCCGGCGCCCTGGTCTCCGGCGGCGTCTCGAACGTCTCGTTCTCCTTCCGCGGCAACAACCCGGTGCGAGAGGCGATCCACTCGGTCTTCCTGTACCACGCGATCGCGGCCGGGCTGGACATGGCGATCGTCAACGCCGGGCAGCTCGAGGTCTACAGCGAGGTCCCCGAGCTGCTGCGCGACCGGATCGAGGACGTCGTCCTCAACCGCCGCCCGGACAGCACCGAGCGGCTGCTGGAGATCGCCGCCGACTTCGCCGGCGACGGGTCGGTCAAGGAGGCGGCCACCGAGGAGTGGCGGTCCCTGCCGGTCGACGAGCGGATCACCCACGCCCTGGTCAAGGGGATCGACGCGTTCGTCGAGGACGACACCGAGGAGCTGCGGCAGCAGATCAGCGACCGCGGCGGCCGGCCGATCGAGGTCATCGAGGGCCCGCTGATGGACGGCATGAACGTGGTCGGCGACCTGTTCGGCGCCGGCAAGATGTTCCTGCCGCAGGTGGTCAAGTCCGCCCGGGTGATGAAGAAGGCCGTCGCCCACCTCATCCCGTTCATCGAGGCGGAGAAGCAGCCCGGGGACGCCGAGCGCAGCAACGGCAAGGTCGTGATGGCGACGGCCAAGGGCGACGTGCACGACATCGGCAAGAACATCGTCGGCGTCGTCCTGCAGTGCAACAACTACGACGTCGTCGACCTGGGGGTCATGGTCCCGGCGCAGAGGATCCTGGACACCGCCAAGGCGGAGGGCGCCGACATCATCGGGCTGTCCGGGCTGATCACGCCGTCCCTGGACGAGATGGTCAACCTGGCCACCGAGATGGAACGGCAGGGCTTCGAGGTGCCGCTGCTCGTCGGTGGGGCGACGACGTCGCGCGCGCACACCGCGGTCAAGATCGCGCACAAGTACCACGGGCCCGTCGTCTGGGTGAAGGACGCCTCACGGTCGGTGCCGGTCGTCGCGGCGCTGCTGTCCGACGAGCAGCGCCCGAAGCTGCTCGCCGACACCGAGGCCGAGTACGAGACGCTGCGCGAGCGGCACGCCGCCCGGAACGACACCCGCAGCCTGCTGCCGCTGGCCACCGCCCGGGCCCAGGCCCCGGAGATCGACTGGAGCAGCTACGCCCCGCCGCGGCCGCGGATGCTGCTGCAGCAGGCCCACGACGTGTGCAGCGGACCGGACTGCGACCACCGGCACGGCACGGCGACCCAGTTCGTGCGGACCTTCACCGACTACCCGCTGGACGAGCTGCGCGGCTACATCGACTGGCAGCCGTTCTTCTCCGCCTGGGAGATGCGCGGCCGGTTCCCCGACATCCTGCACAACCCGGCCAGCGGTGAGGCCGCCCGCCGGCTGTTCGAGGACGCGCAGGCGATGCTCGACCGGGTGGTCGAGGAGCGGTGGCTGCGGGCCAGCGGGGTGTTCGGGCTGTTCCCGGCCAACCAGGTCGACGGCGAGGACATCGAGGTCTACACCGACGACTCGCGGACCGAGGTCCGGGCCACGCTGCACCAGCTGCGGCAGCAGACCGCCGGCCGCGACGGCTCGCCGCGCAAGTCCCTCGCCGACTTCGTGGCACCGAGCTCCACCGGGCTGCGGGACCACGTGGGCGCCTTCGCCGTCACCGCCGGGCTGGGCTCGGCGGAGCGGGTCGCGCAGTTCAAGGCCGACCACGACGACTACAACGCGATCCTGCTGGAGTCGCTGGCCGACCGGCTCGCGGAGGCGTTCGCCGAGCGGCTGCACGAGCGGGTGCGCAGGGAGTTCTGGGGCTACGCCCCCGACGAGCACCTGGACGCCGACGGGCTCATCGCGGAGAAGTACACCGGCATCCGGCCCGCCCCGGGCTACCCGGCCTGCCCTGAGCACACCGAGAAGCAGACGATCTGGGAGCTCCTCGACGTCGAGGCCGCGACCGGGATCCAGCTGACCGAGAGCATGGCGATGTGGCCGGGTGCGGCCGTCAGCGGGCTGTACTTCTCCCACCCGCGGTCGCGGTACTTCGTGCTCGGCCGGCTGGGCCGCGACCAGGTCGAGGACTACGCCCGCCGCAAGGGCTGGACCGTCGACGAGGCGGAGCGGTGGCTCTCCCCGAACCTGGGCTACCGCACCGAGAACGAATGA
- a CDS encoding HAD family hydrolase → MLFDMDGTLVETEELWGEALGELAGQLGGVLSEGARSRTVGTSMQVAMEILYADLGTTRTEQQHADDARWVEDRTAALMSSRGVPWRPGARELLTAVRDAGIATALVTTTARRIAAIVLDRFADELGEPPFDVTVCGDEVPARKPDPAPYRQAMAALGVDPGSSLVVEDSVVGVTAGLAAGVVVLGVPSLQSLDRRPGLVLRDSLVGLTVTDLVDLLAGGGAVELPA, encoded by the coding sequence GTGCTGTTCGACATGGACGGCACCCTGGTGGAGACCGAGGAGCTGTGGGGCGAGGCCCTCGGCGAGCTCGCCGGGCAGCTCGGCGGGGTGCTCTCCGAGGGCGCCCGGAGCCGAACGGTCGGCACGTCGATGCAGGTGGCCATGGAGATCCTCTACGCCGACCTGGGCACCACCCGCACCGAACAGCAGCACGCCGACGACGCCCGGTGGGTGGAGGACCGCACGGCGGCGCTGATGAGCAGCCGCGGCGTCCCGTGGCGTCCCGGCGCGCGGGAGCTGCTGACCGCCGTCCGGGACGCCGGGATCGCCACGGCCCTGGTGACGACGACGGCCCGGCGGATCGCGGCCATCGTGCTGGACCGGTTCGCCGACGAGCTCGGGGAGCCGCCGTTCGACGTCACCGTCTGCGGCGACGAGGTACCGGCCCGCAAGCCCGACCCGGCGCCCTACCGGCAGGCGATGGCCGCCCTGGGGGTCGACCCCGGGTCGAGTCTCGTGGTGGAGGACTCGGTGGTCGGGGTCACCGCCGGGCTGGCCGCGGGCGTCGTCGTCCTCGGGGTGCCGTCGTTGCAGTCACTGGACCGACGGCCCGGTCTGGTGCTCCGGGACTCCCTCGTCGGGCTGACCGTCACCGACCTCGTGGACCTGCTGGCCGGTGGCGGGGCGGTCGAGCTGCCCGCCTGA
- a CDS encoding ArsR/SmtB family transcription factor produces MPLSAESIARFAAVLADRSRVAMCLVLMDGRAWTAAELARSAGIARSTASEHLTALVRAGLLVERRQGRSRYLQLAGPDVAAVLEGLGAAVGQRVPPTSLRSARADARLTEARTCYDHLAGRWGVALYDALLAGGLLSADGGLVVTPEGRRWFAGHVPPGGRRPEVRECLDWTERRSHLGGRLGAALRDRALAAGWVVPVEGLPRALLVTEAGHLALAELQAAAPAPLR; encoded by the coding sequence GTGCCGCTGTCCGCCGAGTCCATCGCCCGGTTCGCCGCCGTGCTCGCCGACCGCAGCCGGGTCGCCATGTGCCTGGTGCTCATGGACGGCCGGGCCTGGACCGCGGCCGAGCTGGCCCGCAGCGCCGGGATCGCCCGCTCGACCGCCAGCGAGCACCTGACCGCCCTGGTGCGGGCCGGGCTGCTGGTCGAGCGCCGGCAGGGCCGGTCGCGCTACCTGCAGCTGGCCGGCCCGGACGTCGCCGCGGTGCTCGAGGGGCTCGGCGCCGCGGTGGGTCAGCGGGTCCCGCCCACCTCGCTGCGCAGCGCCCGGGCGGACGCCCGGCTGACCGAGGCCCGGACCTGCTACGACCACCTGGCCGGCCGGTGGGGCGTCGCGCTGTACGACGCGCTGCTCGCCGGCGGGCTGCTCAGCGCGGACGGCGGCCTGGTCGTCACACCCGAAGGACGGCGGTGGTTCGCCGGGCACGTCCCGCCGGGCGGTCGCCGTCCGGAGGTCCGGGAGTGCCTGGACTGGACCGAGCGGCGCAGCCACCTGGGCGGGCGGCTGGGTGCGGCCCTGCGGGACCGGGCGCTGGCCGCCGGCTGGGTCGTCCCCGTCGAGGGCCTGCCCCGAGCCCTGCTGGTGACCGAGGCCGGGCACCTCGCGCTCGCCGAGCTGCAGGCCGCAGCCCCCGCGCCGCTGCGCTGA